Proteins from a single region of Mycobacteriales bacterium:
- a CDS encoding NAD kinase, whose protein sequence is MTDRTVLLVTHTGRSAAVALGVDVARRLVESGITVHALETEAAVLDCAGIVAVAPAAAAVGAELVLVLGGDGTLLRAAELARPAGAPLLGVNLGRVGFLAQAEEEEVDRVVDRVLARDYEVEERMTIDVSVSVDGAVVAEQWALNDATVEKAARQRMLDIVVEVDDRPLSRWGCDGVVMATPTGSTAYAFSAGGPIVWPEVAALLLVPISAHALFARPLVVAPTSVLAVELVDVEGGAVLFCDGRRTLDLPAGARVEGRRGAHPVRLARLAAAPFTDRLVAKFQLPVQGWRGRPEI, encoded by the coding sequence GTGACCGACCGGACGGTCCTGCTGGTCACGCACACCGGGCGTTCCGCGGCAGTGGCGCTCGGCGTGGACGTGGCGCGCCGCCTCGTCGAATCGGGCATCACAGTCCACGCCCTGGAGACCGAAGCCGCCGTCCTCGACTGCGCCGGCATCGTCGCTGTCGCACCGGCGGCAGCAGCAGTCGGTGCCGAGCTCGTCCTGGTGCTCGGCGGCGACGGCACGCTGCTCCGGGCGGCCGAGTTGGCCCGGCCGGCCGGCGCGCCCTTGCTCGGGGTCAACCTCGGCCGGGTTGGCTTTCTCGCTCAGGCGGAGGAGGAGGAGGTGGATCGGGTCGTCGATCGGGTGCTCGCCCGGGACTACGAGGTCGAGGAACGGATGACCATCGACGTATCGGTCAGTGTCGACGGCGCCGTCGTGGCAGAACAGTGGGCGCTCAACGATGCCACGGTGGAAAAGGCCGCCCGGCAGCGAATGCTGGACATCGTGGTCGAGGTCGACGACCGTCCGCTGTCTCGCTGGGGCTGCGACGGGGTCGTGATGGCCACGCCGACCGGGTCGACGGCGTACGCGTTCTCCGCCGGCGGCCCGATCGTCTGGCCGGAGGTCGCGGCTCTGCTTCTCGTTCCGATCAGCGCGCACGCCCTGTTCGCCCGGCCGCTCGTCGTCGCTCCCACCTCGGTCCTTGCCGTCGAACTGGTCGACGTCGAGGGCGGCGCGGTCTTGTTCTGCGACGGTCGGCGCACTCTCGATCTCCCGGCCGGTGCTCGGGTCGAAGGGCGGCGCGGGGCCCACCCCGTCCGCCTGGCCCGCCTGGCCGCGGCACCGTTCACCGACCGGCTGGTGGCGAAATTCCAACTTCCGGTCCAGGGCTGGCGCGGCCGCCCGGAAATCTAG
- a CDS encoding TlyA family RNA methyltransferase, translating into MTRRARLDAELVRRGLARSRGEAAELVAAGRVRLAGLVAHKPATGVDPDTPVLVADDRTDERYASRGAGKLIGALETWTDLEIADRRCLDAGASTGGFTDVLLRRGAASVIAADVGYGQLDWRLRTDPRVHVLDRTNVRSLTPAQLGGPVELTVADLSFISLRTVLPALVGCTEGELVLLVKPQFEVGRDRVGSGGVVRDPTLRVAAIVAVAAAAADLDHGVLGVVASPLPGPAGNVEYFLRLVRGGPPLDPEQAERAVSLGPS; encoded by the coding sequence GTGACCCGTCGGGCCCGGCTCGACGCGGAACTCGTCCGGCGCGGGCTGGCCCGCTCCCGCGGGGAAGCGGCCGAGCTGGTCGCTGCGGGTCGGGTGCGGCTGGCCGGCCTGGTCGCTCACAAGCCGGCGACCGGGGTGGATCCGGATACGCCGGTGCTGGTCGCCGACGACCGCACGGATGAGCGCTATGCGTCGCGCGGCGCGGGCAAGCTGATCGGGGCCCTCGAGACGTGGACCGATCTCGAGATCGCCGATCGGCGCTGCTTGGACGCCGGCGCGTCGACCGGTGGGTTCACCGACGTCCTGCTCCGGCGGGGGGCGGCGTCGGTGATCGCGGCCGACGTGGGATACGGACAACTCGACTGGCGGCTGCGTACCGACCCTCGGGTGCACGTCCTGGACCGGACCAACGTTCGCTCGCTGACCCCCGCCCAGCTCGGCGGTCCGGTCGAACTCACGGTCGCTGACCTGTCCTTCATCTCGTTGCGTACCGTGCTACCGGCCCTGGTCGGCTGCACCGAGGGGGAACTGGTCCTGCTCGTGAAGCCGCAGTTCGAGGTCGGCCGTGACCGGGTCGGGTCGGGCGGCGTCGTCCGCGATCCGACACTGCGGGTCGCCGCCATCGTCGCAGTCGCGGCGGCGGCCGCCGATCTGGACCACGGAGTGCTCGGGGTGGTCGCGAGTCCGCTGCCTGGCCCGGCCGGGAATGTCGAGTACTTCCTGCGGCTGGTTCGGGGTGGGCCCCCGCTCGATCCGGAGCAAGCCGAGCGCGCGGTCAGCCTGGGGCCGTCGTGA
- a CDS encoding HAD-IIA family hydrolase, with protein sequence MSFRRCDGPLAAGYDAAFLDLDGVVYVGPDPVPSAPASIESARSGGLRVMFVTNNASRTPDAIARHLTEIGVPAAAGDVVTSAQAVGRMLVELVPSGSDVLVVGGPGLWAEVSAAGMHPVEFFNEASPPHAVVQGYTADMGYPRLAEAALAVRAGAVWIASNVDSTMPSPRGLLPGNGALVAAVRVATGREPTVAGKPFPPLHREAVRRSGARNPLVVGDRLDTDIQGAVATGTDSLLVLSGVTDLAGLAAATADTRPTYLGADISALLEPAPSVRVDSEAGAASCGGARAAVVDAVWHLDGSGLDLARAACALAWARADAGRPLPDLGALSRLSR encoded by the coding sequence GTGAGTTTTCGCCGTTGCGACGGTCCGCTTGCGGCGGGCTACGACGCCGCGTTCCTCGACCTCGACGGCGTCGTCTACGTGGGGCCCGACCCGGTCCCGTCCGCGCCGGCGTCCATCGAGTCGGCACGGTCGGGCGGCCTGCGGGTCATGTTCGTCACGAACAACGCCTCCCGAACCCCGGACGCGATCGCCCGCCATCTGACCGAGATCGGGGTGCCGGCCGCCGCCGGCGACGTGGTCACCTCCGCGCAGGCGGTCGGCCGGATGCTGGTCGAGCTCGTGCCTTCGGGATCCGATGTCCTGGTCGTCGGTGGCCCCGGGTTGTGGGCCGAAGTCAGCGCCGCCGGCATGCACCCCGTCGAGTTCTTCAACGAAGCCTCTCCCCCCCACGCCGTCGTCCAGGGCTACACCGCGGACATGGGATACCCCAGGCTGGCTGAGGCCGCCCTCGCGGTCCGGGCCGGGGCGGTGTGGATCGCGAGCAACGTGGATTCGACGATGCCGTCACCGCGCGGTCTGCTGCCCGGCAACGGGGCGCTGGTCGCCGCGGTTCGGGTGGCCACCGGGCGGGAACCGACCGTAGCCGGCAAGCCGTTTCCCCCGCTGCACCGGGAAGCCGTGCGGCGCAGCGGTGCGCGGAACCCGCTGGTCGTCGGGGATCGACTCGACACCGACATCCAAGGCGCCGTCGCGACCGGCACGGATTCCCTACTGGTCCTCAGCGGGGTGACCGATCTGGCTGGGCTCGCGGCCGCGACCGCCGACACCCGACCGACCTACCTTGGGGCCGACATCTCAGCCCTGCTCGAGCCCGCTCCGTCGGTCCGCGTCGATTCGGAAGCGGGGGCGGCCAGCTGTGGGGGGGCCAGGGCGGCAGTCGTGGATGCGGTCTGGCATCTCGACGGCAGCGGCCTGGACCTCGCCCGGGCGGCCTGCGCGCTGGCCTGGGCCCGGGCCGATGCGGGGCGTCCGCTCCCGGATCTCGGGGCCTTGTCGCGGCTCAGCCGGTAG
- a CDS encoding tetratricopeptide repeat protein, whose product MSVRPDGEVYDWYVRALDLLDHGDAAAAAALLEHTVAAEPASRSAREALARAQFDAGRYGAARVSFAAILDGDPVDDYARFGCGLCALKEGDYRGAVEHLALAVAMRPELRHYASALRRARAALAGAP is encoded by the coding sequence GTGAGCGTGCGCCCGGACGGCGAGGTCTACGACTGGTACGTGCGGGCCCTCGACCTGCTCGACCACGGCGATGCGGCGGCGGCCGCCGCGCTGCTCGAACACACCGTCGCCGCCGAGCCGGCCTCCCGGAGCGCTCGAGAGGCATTGGCCCGGGCGCAGTTCGACGCCGGCCGCTACGGCGCGGCCCGGGTCTCGTTCGCGGCCATCCTCGACGGCGATCCGGTGGACGACTATGCGCGGTTCGGTTGCGGCCTGTGCGCTTTGAAGGAGGGCGACTATCGGGGTGCGGTCGAACACCTCGCGCTCGCCGTCGCGATGCGACCCGAACTCAGGCACTACGCGTCCGCGCTTCGCCGGGCCCGCGCCGCGCTCGCTGGCGCCCCGTGA
- a CDS encoding DUF1015 domain-containing protein, translating into MPDATTTPPVPDGLMLRPFRALRFDATAATGPAQLGARLSPPYDVIDDAELAALESRDPHNAVRLILPRGGGERYAAAAGLLARWRSEGVLVADDEAALYVYECATADGHVQRGLVGSVGLARADAGIVLPHENTMAGPVADRLALTAATAANLEPIFLVYDGGGPASAAVAEAGSREPLATAVTADRVTHRLWAITDAERLDAIATDLAPRRAVIADGHHRYATYLAYQELRHAAGDGPGAWDYGLSFLVDASAFGPQVHAIHRVVPGLAPAEAAERAGSAFTVRALGGSLDEALLALEQAGKSGPAFLISAGAASGPRWLLTDPAPAALDTAIPAERSAAWRGLDVTVAHLLLIRRLWGCEDTEQVVGYQHDVESALRAAGAGVALLLNPTPVEDVVAVAAAGERMPRKSTLFTPKPATGLLIRALELG; encoded by the coding sequence ATGCCCGATGCCACCACGACCCCGCCCGTCCCCGACGGGCTGATGCTCCGCCCGTTCCGCGCGCTTCGATTCGACGCTACCGCCGCGACCGGCCCGGCCCAGCTCGGCGCGCGGCTCTCGCCGCCCTATGACGTCATCGACGACGCCGAGCTTGCGGCACTCGAATCGCGCGATCCGCACAATGCGGTCCGACTGATCCTGCCGCGTGGCGGCGGCGAGCGGTACGCGGCGGCCGCGGGACTGCTCGCCCGCTGGCGGTCGGAGGGGGTGCTCGTCGCGGACGACGAGGCAGCCCTCTACGTATACGAGTGCGCGACGGCGGACGGGCATGTGCAGCGCGGGCTGGTCGGCTCGGTCGGGCTGGCCCGGGCCGACGCCGGCATCGTCTTGCCGCACGAAAACACCATGGCCGGCCCGGTTGCGGACCGCCTTGCGCTCACGGCGGCCACCGCGGCCAACCTCGAGCCGATCTTCCTGGTCTACGACGGTGGCGGGCCGGCCAGCGCGGCCGTTGCGGAGGCGGGCAGCCGTGAGCCGCTCGCCACGGCGGTGACGGCGGACCGGGTGACCCACCGGCTCTGGGCGATCACCGACGCCGAACGGCTCGACGCGATCGCGACCGACCTGGCGCCCCGACGGGCGGTCATCGCCGACGGTCATCATCGCTACGCGACCTACCTCGCCTACCAGGAGCTGCGACACGCTGCCGGGGACGGCCCCGGGGCTTGGGACTACGGGCTGAGCTTCCTCGTGGACGCCAGCGCGTTCGGTCCGCAGGTGCACGCCATCCATCGCGTGGTCCCGGGCTTGGCCCCCGCCGAGGCAGCGGAGCGGGCCGGCTCGGCCTTCACGGTTCGGGCCCTGGGGGGTTCGCTCGACGAAGCCCTGCTGGCACTGGAACAGGCCGGCAAGTCGGGGCCGGCCTTTCTGATTTCAGCTGGCGCCGCCTCGGGTCCGCGCTGGCTACTCACCGACCCGGCTCCCGCGGCGCTGGACACCGCCATCCCGGCGGAGCGTTCGGCCGCCTGGCGCGGACTCGACGTGACGGTTGCCCACCTACTGCTGATCCGCCGGCTCTGGGGGTGCGAGGACACCGAACAGGTCGTGGGCTACCAGCACGATGTGGAGTCCGCACTGCGCGCTGCCGGCGCGGGGGTTGCCCTGCTGCTGAACCCGACCCCGGTGGAGGACGTCGTCGCGGTGGCCGCCGCCGGCGAACGGATGCCCCGCAAGTCGACCCTGTTCACCCCCAAGCCCGCCACTGGGCTACTCATCCGCGCGCTCGAACTCGGCTAG
- a CDS encoding methyltransferase domain-containing protein, whose translation MEHEIDHIDVTNERELSAAVATHHWYHTIELPGGVVTPGRYDHRPLLPHYGLPKDLGGMRTLDVATFDGFWAFEMERRGANVSAIDVERVSQLDLPDPVQRQRSAEGYDAPISNGFRLAQRALGSTVNLAGLSVYDLSPSNVGTFDLVHLSDLLLHLRSPIQALTAVRSVTAGSAVISDVFHPGLTVLGGLHSVEYVGGWSDLVWWIPSLQALGQMVIDAGFRSVSLHAVYNLARRQERTGFWRAVLLAET comes from the coding sequence GTGGAGCACGAGATCGACCACATCGACGTCACGAATGAACGCGAGTTATCCGCGGCGGTTGCCACCCACCACTGGTACCACACCATCGAACTGCCCGGCGGGGTCGTTACCCCGGGGCGATACGACCACCGCCCGCTCCTGCCACACTACGGCTTGCCGAAGGATCTCGGTGGCATGCGAACCTTGGATGTCGCTACGTTCGACGGCTTCTGGGCCTTTGAGATGGAGCGGCGCGGGGCGAATGTCAGTGCCATCGATGTTGAGCGTGTAAGTCAGCTCGACCTTCCTGATCCTGTCCAGCGACAGCGGAGCGCCGAAGGCTACGACGCCCCGATCAGCAACGGCTTTCGCTTGGCCCAGCGAGCGCTCGGCTCAACTGTGAACCTCGCAGGGCTGAGTGTGTACGACCTCTCGCCCAGCAATGTCGGCACCTTCGACCTTGTGCATCTCTCCGACCTCCTGCTACACCTTCGCTCCCCGATTCAGGCGCTAACAGCCGTGAGGTCTGTGACTGCGGGCTCAGCCGTGATCAGCGATGTGTTTCATCCAGGACTGACCGTCCTCGGGGGGCTGCACTCGGTGGAGTACGTAGGGGGCTGGAGCGACCTGGTGTGGTGGATTCCTTCTCTGCAGGCATTAGGCCAAATGGTCATTGACGCTGGCTTTCGGTCCGTATCGCTGCACGCGGTGTACAACCTCGCCCGCCGTCAGGAGCGAACCGGCTTTTGGCGCGCCGTCCTCCTCGCGGAGACCTAG
- a CDS encoding MBL fold metallo-hydrolase, whose product MSVTDRTGWPAKGTPPVEDLGHDVFSIDTRMSGYDGITAAYLIRSERPCLVETGTARSAPTVRAALTGLGIGADDLATIVVTHIHLDHAGGVGDLAAAYPRAQIVVHERGARHLVDPAKLVDSARRVFGAAMDTVFGELVPTPAARVSTVGDSGSVDLGGGRRLDSYYSPGHAQHHIGLVDSSTGDLFVGDAAGIYISEIDLVRAATPPPDFDLETSLASLDRFAELQPSRLLFSHFGPVSAVGDVLARSKEELRLWVEQVREVRPGAADLDHAVALLRARTAERYAALYANASLDERFEVLSSIEANISGISRYLDRNAAG is encoded by the coding sequence GTGTCGGTAACGGACCGGACCGGGTGGCCGGCGAAGGGCACCCCGCCCGTCGAGGACTTGGGCCATGACGTCTTTTCGATCGATACCAGGATGTCCGGCTACGACGGCATCACCGCGGCGTACCTGATCCGGTCGGAGCGACCTTGCCTGGTGGAGACCGGAACCGCCCGCTCCGCGCCGACCGTCCGGGCCGCCCTCACCGGGTTGGGCATCGGGGCGGACGACCTGGCGACGATCGTCGTCACGCACATCCACCTCGACCACGCCGGCGGGGTCGGGGACCTGGCCGCCGCGTACCCACGGGCGCAGATCGTCGTTCACGAACGCGGAGCCCGGCATCTGGTCGACCCGGCGAAGCTCGTCGACAGCGCCCGCCGCGTGTTCGGGGCGGCCATGGACACGGTCTTCGGGGAGTTGGTCCCGACCCCCGCCGCGCGGGTGAGCACCGTAGGGGACTCCGGATCGGTAGACCTCGGCGGCGGCCGGCGACTCGACAGCTACTACTCCCCCGGGCACGCCCAGCACCACATCGGCCTGGTCGACTCGAGCACCGGAGACCTGTTCGTCGGCGACGCCGCAGGGATCTACATCAGCGAGATCGACCTGGTCCGGGCGGCCACCCCGCCGCCGGACTTCGACCTCGAGACCTCGCTGGCCAGCCTCGATCGTTTCGCGGAGTTGCAACCGAGCCGATTGCTGTTCAGCCACTTCGGGCCGGTCTCCGCCGTGGGCGACGTGCTCGCCAGGTCGAAGGAGGAACTGCGGCTATGGGTAGAACAGGTCCGCGAGGTTCGCCCCGGCGCGGCCGACCTCGACCATGCGGTGGCCCTCCTCCGGGCTCGCACCGCGGAACGCTATGCGGCCCTCTACGCCAACGCCTCGCTCGACGAGAGGTTCGAGGTGCTCTCCTCGATCGAGGCGAACATCAG